The following are encoded in a window of Bacteroidales bacterium genomic DNA:
- a CDS encoding glycosidase encodes MKKKEFEKKVSQLFSEYNKLINRTNKPLKQGNGIFTRYKHPILTADHTPVFWRYDLNQKTNPHLMTRLGINSVFNSGAILFKGKYTLVARVEGWDRKSFFAVAQSPNGIDHWEFWDYPVTLPETKEPDTNVYDMRLTQHEDGWIYGLFCAERKDPNAPPGDTSSAVAACGIARTKDLVTWERLPDLRSNSGQQRNCVLHPEFVNGKYAIYTRPQEGFIEVGSGGGIGFGLTDSMENAVLETEVIIENKEYHTIKELKNGLGPAPIKTKEGWLHLAHGVRNTAAGLRYVLYMFLADLNDPSKVIRQPGGYFLAPEGEERVGDVSNVTFSNGWIVNDKEEVFIYYGSSDTRMHVATSTVEKLLDYVLHTPEDGFRSAVSVMQRKELIEKNLKILGKKKRL; translated from the coding sequence ATGAAAAAGAAAGAATTTGAAAAAAAGGTATCCCAGCTCTTTTCTGAGTACAACAAATTGATTAACAGGACAAACAAACCCCTTAAACAGGGTAACGGAATTTTTACCCGGTACAAACACCCCATACTCACGGCCGATCATACGCCGGTTTTCTGGAGGTATGATCTCAATCAGAAAACGAATCCCCATCTGATGACCCGTCTCGGTATCAATTCGGTTTTTAATTCCGGGGCAATACTGTTTAAGGGGAAATATACTCTGGTGGCAAGAGTTGAAGGATGGGACCGAAAATCATTTTTTGCTGTTGCCCAAAGTCCCAACGGAATTGATCATTGGGAATTCTGGGATTATCCTGTCACCCTGCCGGAAACGAAGGAACCCGATACCAACGTATATGACATGCGGCTTACCCAGCATGAAGACGGCTGGATTTACGGGCTTTTCTGTGCGGAAAGAAAGGATCCCAATGCACCTCCGGGAGACACATCTTCGGCAGTTGCCGCATGCGGTATTGCCCGTACCAAAGACCTGGTGACCTGGGAACGACTCCCTGATCTCAGAAGCAATTCGGGTCAGCAAAGGAACTGCGTTCTTCACCCCGAATTCGTCAATGGTAAATATGCCATTTATACACGGCCGCAGGAAGGTTTTATTGAAGTCGGTTCCGGTGGCGGCATCGGATTTGGTCTCACTGACAGCATGGAAAATGCTGTGCTCGAAACGGAAGTCATTATTGAGAATAAAGAATACCATACCATCAAGGAATTGAAAAACGGTTTGGGTCCGGCCCCGATAAAAACAAAGGAAGGCTGGCTTCACCTGGCCCATGGTGTAAGAAATACGGCGGCCGGCCTGCGTTACGTGCTATATATGTTCCTGGCCGACCTGAACGATCCCTCCAAAGTAATCCGGCAACCCGGAGGGTATTTCCTTGCACCGGAAGGAGAAGAAAGAGTGGGTGATGTTTCCAATGTTACTTTCTCCAATGGCTGGATTGTGAACGACAAAGAGGAAGTATTTATTTACTATGGATCTTCCGATACACGCATGCACGTAGCCACATCTACGGTTGAAAAATTGCTTGACTACGTTCTTCACACCCCGGAAGATGGCTTTCGCTCAGCAGTATCGGTAATGCAGCGCAAGGAGCTTATTGAAAAAAATCTGAAAATTCT